In Cryptomeria japonica chromosome 5, Sugi_1.0, whole genome shotgun sequence, the genomic window tgtcctccgtgaagaactctacactataattgaaaattcacgagggaaactgcaagatagtgaagagaaatgcaatcttgaaaagtgggaagaatggatcttggtttgggtggggccaagtcaggtggcttctctagaggttgatgagatagaaatcatattaggatttgaaaaagatcacactcgtggaacttcgtgtgcgagtgatcaattgcggtgtttgggtaatgcattccaaatagacatagttgcatgccatcaagactgtatctatttggaatgcaactgtatctatttggaatgcattacccaaacaccacaatcgatcactcgcacatgaagttccacgagtgtgatctttttcaaatcctaatatgatttctatcttgtcaacctctagaggagccacctgacttggccccacccaaaccaagatccattcttcccacttttcaagattgtatttctcttcactatcttgcaatttccctcatgaattttcaattatacatcgtctagagtctatgctttaatttttttctttgatcccatggaggccaatagtcctttgtttgaggaagtgcttcctgaatagtgaTGGGGGGAgagaggtaattcttgtggtcgctcttctattgggagattgtgtacataacctcttggtcttctgaaagctgacaattatacttcgagtccgccaactcttgttccacactatagaaatttttggatattgacttccaaatatccctaggtgcaaaagtatcattctcataatagaaaaaaggtgctccttgcatgaacacattgatttcctccaagcatggcccaataggtttcgcaggaactccaaaactagttagaccctctggacataaattagagacgtcacatcagacactccagacattgtttgtttgtattgcatactatctatctatttatcacccttaaacactttcatttgccattctccaattgctctcttctaggcagcagatgagcttgtttccatgtcattcaagataatgcctacttgctttcttttaggaaatttgcatgcaagagactcttcaacttgtatgttctgcttccatacagatataaattttaattcacgttgagataatacttaaattaaataagcaattgtaaagaaaaaatttagtcattcgatgttacatattatctgacggaaaggtcctagacaattcttggagaaaggaaacatcattgataatcattttttgcaaataacactgaatcaaataaattaaaaatgtttcatgtaatttttaaaagtagaactcgttcaatgctttcatgcactgacggtAAATCCGTTctacccacatcatctctcgtcgtcggaattccgacgaccacTAATGAAACGCCCAacaaggatgctgtgcatccgacaaCACTCCTCTGTCGAAATTTTATACTTtggtgtcagaattccgacgacagCCCGAGATGGCGACGGTACTCGTTCGTGgaatgagcatgcatggtggcCATCGGAAAGGTTGGGGTAATGTCGAAATTACGATGACCacgaggatagtcggaacttccgacacaaagtttttgatggccttttttgtcggtagtgcgacgaaatgtGGTCGGAAATCTGACGATTGGCCgtcgaaatcttgacccaaatTTACTAGTGACAATCGCCCACTTGAACAAAACTGGCCTTCGACACAAGTGAGAGAATGAAAGTTGCAAAGCCTTCGTCAATGTCACTTTGAATCTATTATCATgttttttgtcattgatatcaaagggagagagaattTAGTGtagtgccctttgtccttgatgtcaaaggggaacaTATATAAATATGTTGATTTTTGTTGTCTTTGCTATTGGTGGTGCACAAGTGTCATCattaatgataaagggggagaattTCGGAAACCTAAGTTGTTGTGATATGTTTCCATTGATGTCTTGAACCTATCttgtattgtcattaatgtcactatGTTGTATAGATGATCAAGAAGTGAGTGTTTTGGTCTTGTTGAGTGGTCTAGTGAAGATGTTGAGGTATTTTTGGAAGAATGGTGTAGTGTAAGTTTGAATATGTATGAAACAATAtttatgtaggaaagagtttttTAATGTCCCTGTGGAAGAATTCCTTACATTCCTTCGATTTGTGAAGATTATGTATTATGGTCTTGGATATAATTTTAATGTTTTGTGTATATTGCATTACGATCCTGGATATAACTTTAATGTTTTGTGTATATTGTATTATCAGATTTGCACCTATCCTTTGTTTCTTAAATGACAAAATTGCTTGATGGTGTTTCTAATAGTAAGGTTGTCTATGGTTTCAAGTATTGAAATTTAGAGGACATGTTTATGTACTTTATGTAGTTTTCTAGTTAAGCTTTGACTGATGTTTTGAGTAGCAAGTGGAGGTATGATGTTCTGAGTTCTATGTTGTCAGCTGGTCTAGTTTTTGGTTGAATGTGGTGATGTATCCTACTTGAGTCACATTAATTTGGTTTGTTTTTCCTTTGTATTATGAGTTTAGTTAgttttttgggtctcaccatggtgtgtagATCCACGTTGTATAATTTTCTTTAGGGGTTTGTTTTTGGGCTAATTGGTTAACATGCTTTAAAGTTTATCTACACATTTCACTTGatgtcaactttggaggatgtgttagaatgtgtggttaattataatcatttgtaaATAATATgttgtgatgtttttgggtcctctctatctcttggagtgCACAAAAATGGATATTTTTGGTCCAGGTGGccaaatttattgtttattttatctATGATCGACCTAGTTGAGGaatttgatgattaatattgtataTAAAGAAGTGTGGAATTTCAAGTGAGGGTATGAGAAGAGTGTGAATTGAAAAGAAACAATGTTAATTATTTGCAAGAAGATGTTGTGCTAAAATCAAttatgaagagctttgatgatgatatattcTATGTGACACTATTCTGAGAAAGTATTTGAAGTCAAATATGTTTGCCATGATCTTGGTCAATTGACATAGTGTTTCAATggaaatttcatgattaggagatcttgttccTTTAAATTCAGCTATTCCTTTCTCTATTGGAAGATAATGATTCTCTTGGTAGCTTTCTATATCTTTCCTTGAGACATTGTGTTTCAGTTctacaagtcatttgtatcttttcTTAAGGTTATGCACATTGATTCTTTGATTCCTCTTCGGAACAATGGGTTCCAAAGGCAACATTTTAATAAAGTATGTTCATATTGTGAGTataattctcactatggtttttctttgCTTAGGTTTTCTATGTTGATTTGGTGTTCATATGTTTCTTGTGCTTTGTGCCTTCATGATTTATTACTATTGTGATTATATAGAACtgagatttaaattttaaaaattagaaattaaCTTTTTTTTGTGGcttggattgattcaccccccgcctcaGTCTCGTGGTGCGTTCAACATAGTAGCCAAGATGACATCCACTATCACATCGAAGAACAACAGTCTAACATCCACCCTACCATTATTCCACAAATGAGAAAAATTGACTAAAACAAAAGGATAATTGTCCAACATCACctcaatcaaaagaagaaaaattccTTTTTTCAAATATcaacaataaaacattattattttttagGGACATAGTTATTTGACTCCACCTAAATCAAACCATATTAGTGAATGATCTCCTTGATAGACTAGAACTCAATAGTAACAAAAATGTTTCCTTAAAGAGATAAATTAGGTTGAGTGAAGGCAAAAAGAAAAGTGTGATTCCAAGCACTAATGCTATTAAAAATATTTGTTCCATCCAAGAAAGTAAAGGGCTTTCCCAACTTGAAGTAATGATGATAGAGATAGTTATGAAAAGAATAAAACATTAAAcgaatggaaaatcttatatcagTAACATCGCATAGTTTATGGCTAATATTTTTTGCTAATTTCTTAATGCTTATGTGATTTTTTATTGATTTCTAAAGTGTCTACATCCTAGAAGATGAAAAAAAATTAGCATTCTCTCCACTAATATTTCAAGAACTAATCAagattcaatatttttaatttataccaaaaaggctttataatttataattataatttgcTTTAAATTTGGATGAATGAACAGAAAAATAAAAATGCTATATATAGATTCTTTTATTGAAAAAGACAAGTTAGCAAAACAAATTGAAGATCAAAATCTtgacatatttgaatttttttttttaatattgactTAGAATCTAAGAGAGACCTTGACATTATTgtggcattttaaaaaaaaatcttaaagtaTGCAAACTTAATGGAGAAAATCCTTgacatttcctttttttttgttttatgttgaACACATTTTTAAGAACCTTATATGAGTCCAACCCTTCGGCTCAAACATCCAAGACAAATGCAAGCCTCAGGGTGGCATTCTAGAACAAGTTTAAATGAAACACACTCACATTGTAATGTACACACTTTATTATGTGTACACATTCTAAATTAAAGAGATGCAATTGTCTTTAATTTAAATAAAGAGTAACACTAAATCATTATATCATGACCATGTTGTAATATTCTCACATTATTACTCAATATTTTTTAGCCATCCTGAGCCAAATGCTAGTGCATTATAACATGTTGATGCTATTATGTCACATTTTACTTCAATTTTATTTATGGTCAATTATTAGTTCTCAATCTTGTTGTTCGTACGCTAATGTGATTTAGGTTACATATTTTATATTAAGATCAGAGATTGTGTTTGCATGAAATTCCCAAAACTATAACCAACGATAAGAACAACTTCTTAGGTCGCTTTTAGAAAGCCTTATGCAAAAATTGTTACAACGTGCTATAATTTAGTTCAACAAAATACACCTAAACTAATGGTCAAACTAATGTGGTGAATGGGACcttgagaaatttgttgagattTTTGATTAGTGGTAATCCTTAATGATGGGAATTGGTCCAACCTATATTTTCCTATAATTATAGCATAAACAGGTCTACATGTAACTCTACATTTTAAATTTGGATTCATGAAAGCCCATACCAATAAAGATGATGCACATTTTCTAGGTAATATTTGAGAATTGCATCAATAAGTTAGGTGCAAATTATAGGAgtttatataggagaaaaatattATTTAGTAAGCAAAAATTGTCATACTTTACTTATGTAAGGAGATATATTATCAAGGTCCCTACAACAACTTCAAATCTAATAAAATTAAGcaatataaaaattattaaaaggATACATAATAGTGTTTTCCTTTAATTGATCTACAAAAGCACATTGAAATTAGTCTTATTTTTAATATTGATTACCTTTATTCACACTCTTTTAGAAAAATTAATGAGCACAAAGTGAAGGAAAATAACAATTAGATCAAGCGCTTTAGGTAAAGAAGAGAAGGGAGCAAGTTGAAAGAGTTCTAGATACTAAAGTTTCTACTACATATTATCTAGGGCATATGGGTTGCATTTTATTAAAAGGAAGGCTTTCTAAATTCATACAATAATTGGATCATGGAGGCTAATTTTCTTAAATGTCAGTTGATAACTCTACCATATGAGTTTGAACTAGGAGGTTCAAAATTTCTAAGAGATGAGAAGGAGGATGTCGAACACCTTCAATAAAGACATCTtccctaatttttatttttgaattagaGAGTTAGAATATGATTGGCCATTGTAATTCTACTATGCTATAGAAGTAAACACATGTTTTCGGCTTTAGTGGTTAGTTTTTAAGAGTTTTGATATTAGAAGAATATAATAAagcttttttttaataattatttttatttagggGGAATAATCTTcactatacatatatttatatcatAGGTTACAAGGAGATTTTCCTCTATATATTTTTAGTAGTTTTcttcataaaaaaatataattcaaacaTGCGATTATGATAATTCTTATAATCTCATGATTTAAGGAATAAAAAGTAAATAGCTTAACTGAACATAATTAAGTAGGTGTGGAAACAATCTAAAAAGAAAATGAGTTAGGTAGTGTACCCCATTTAGAACAAGTCGCTCTATTTTCCAATGAATAAGCACTTTTCCTAATTGTTGAATGATTAATATAGTACATAAATTAAATCTCTATGTCCCCCATGTAGTTTAGGTCTCACTTGGATAATTATGCATTATAAATCATACTAAAACATTTGAGTGTCTATGTCTAACATACCTTTAGACAGTTATGGCTATATGAATTCCAAGACATATATTTAGTATGAAAAATTAAGGCAGTTCATCCAAGGAGGTGCAAACATATTTTTTTCCCCTCCTTTGTAACATCTCTTTTATTCTTAGCAACAAAAAATTGAGTTTTCATATACATAGAATTTTATTTCTTGAAGAATTATTGTGACAATTAGTCTCTTTAATTCTCCTGTTTTAGAATTCTAGGATCACCATAACTAGCCTTGTATAGGTAAAAGTGTAGATGAATAACCTATTCCTATCAATTGGCCTTTAATTGCCTAGTATCTAATGATGAGCCTTGTGTTTCTATTTGACTTGGCATATCTCATTTCCTCTTTTGATTGTCAATATGTAGGTGATCTCTTGCATAAttcaaatgaatgaatgaatatctATAAATGCATCAACACAATACCTAGATCAATAAAACTGCAATTTAGGTCTACTCAAATAGTTAATAGAACAGATTTGAATTGAATTAGAATTCTAAAAGTTTAGAGTTCATAATTACAATCACAAACATTACTTGAAATAAGTTGTGTCTAAAATTTTTTGAtcgaaaataataaataaaaaaattcaaaatcaaaactaaattttaaaaaaacgAATGATAATAGAATTGAAATAGAAGATTATTATAAACTGAATTCATAAAAAATATTACACTTACTATAATTCAAACTTTCTAATTAACATAAATACAAAACATTGAAAAAGTACGTAAGTCTATAATTTTCATAACAGTATCATATATCAACCACAAAAGTCAAATCATAATAGAAATTATGAAAGCATGCACAATGTCAAATTTCAATCTTGCGAATCAGTTTTCCCATCCGATCATAATAAGTGGCAGGAAATTTTCAAGATGGCACTCATGGTGGATCCCTCAAGCCTTGATACATTCAAAATATTATGAAGGCGTAATACAATTCTACTCAAGCCATAATTCTCACCGTGGATCCCTCAAGCCTTGATTACATTCAACATATTATGAAGGCGTAATACAATTCTACTCAAGCCATAATTCTCACCGTGGATCCCTCGAAGCCTTAATTCTCACTGTCGATCCTCAAGCCTCAATTCACACTTTCTTAGAAATTGGTGTCCGTAATTGTCAAGACAGCTTAATGGACCATCATTTACGGCGAACATCAAGAGCTAGTTATAATTTGTTGtacttttaaaattataaataaaagaaTATCAATAAGTTTTCCAGAAAAAAATGTCTCGTCACTTGTAATGGAGAGGTATAAAAAATCAGTGAAATTGGCGACTTCTCATTTGTAGacctttttttataaaaattataaacaatatttaagaatctttctattttatgcaacAATCAAATTTGCTCTTCCCTTTCATTCCAAGTCTGTAATCTTACagaataaaatcataaaattcatcaTCCCATTGAATAAGAAAATGTAGTGTTGATATTGGATTCTAAATCCCGTTTTACAGATATCTGTGAAATGGGGATAAAAATACAAATAGGAAATTGGCTTAACGGGAGAGGAATCTGAATGGACAGAGAAAATGAAAAACAATGACTAAAGCTGACAGAATGAATTAAGCGAGCAAAGATCTTCCTGCCATTGTCAAGTTAGCATGCGGGAAGATCTGCTGGAGGCTCCTCCAGAGTTGACAAGTAATCCCCTCCATTTTCCACAACGAAAGCCATGGCCAAACCCCACCCTATGTGTACATCCAAGTGACAATGCAGTAACCATGTCCCTGCAAGTACAatcaaataacaaattaaaatGCTGTAGCGTTATGAATGTAAGTATTACAAAGCGCAAATAATGATTACCAGGGTTGTCAGCGACAAATCTAATAGCAGCCCACCCATTGACTGGAACATTGACAGTGTTGCGCATGGGAGGATCCACAAGGTTGAAATTCGATGGATCCGTTGCTGCATTATAATTGCCGAATCCTGATCCCACTATGTAAAAGTCATACCCATGGAGATGGATTGGGTGGCTTTCACCCGTTAAGATATTTGTCCCCTGAAGAATTATCTGCACTGACTTGTTGTATTTCAGTACTTTCACAGTGGTGGTTTTCACGGGAGACCAGAGGCTTCTGCTAATGTTTTGTCCAGTGTAATCGAACTGGACGGGAGGAGCGTCAGGGAAGCCATTGCTAAAGACACCTTTGATGCCGAAATGGTGCGCTTGCAGTATTGAGATAGATGATGGCAGTACGAATGAGTGATTGTTCATGCTTGCTGCAAATCTCGTTCCATTCGGACCTCCGCAAGACTGCCCTGGGCAGTTTATAAGTCCTAATCCCACCGTGTAAACGAGACTCTCATCCACTTTCTGAGGAACAAAAACAGGGCGGTCTTGCGAGGCCAAGCTCCTCAGGCCTGCAGAAAACTTGGTGGCGGATTGTGTATCGTTATAGAAGGGGAGTTGGGGCATAACAGGAGAGCTTCCTTTACTATATTCAAAGATGGCAGTGGTGGTGGTGTTATCAAAGGGGGCTCCCTGAGCGCTAGCATATGCTCGAGCAGCAATGTAGTAACTTCCTGCTGATTTATCGAAAGTTACGAGTACATCTGTGGTTTGGCCAGGACCCAACATCAGAAGGTTCGTTTTGTAGGGTTTTGTATACGAAGCATCCACGCCTACAACAGTCATCTCGTGGTTTGCAATGACGACAAACAGATCGGTATTCAGTGCACCGTTGATCACCCGGACAAGATTAGTCTCCCCAGCCTTCACAGGAACTTTATATGTATCTGCATTCATCAATAGCATTTCATTAGTGCATTGTAAACAGTTAGCAAATCAATACTAAAACTAGGTTTATCAATAATTTTATAGCACCTGTGCTTGAACACTGATACTGATCTCCTGGCTGCCCGTTGATAGTGAGAGCGTCAGAGATATTAGGGCTGGATCCTGTCCGCGTTGCATCATTCACAACATCGATGGGATTTCTGTTCCACCATTCCCCTGTTCATAAATACCAGTCACATATCAAGTTACATTGGGCAAGAAAGATAGACAGAGTAGAATTCGTGTAGGAGATAAATACCTAGCAGGACAGGAATCTCTTGAGCAGGCTTTGGAAAGGGATAAGGTGTTCCTTCCTTAGGACGAATAGTTAAGACTCCATAAACAGTAGCTCTGAGCCAGGAGCTGTGCGCATGCCACCACAGAGTGCCTTCTTGGCCGCTAATGGTGAATCTGTAGGTGTAACTTCCTCCAGGCCGAATGGGGCACTGAGTTATGTACTCTGGCCCATCGGCCCACGCTGTCCGCATCTGGCGCACCCCATGCCTGAAACAATTCCCCACTTAAATGTCAGAAATTATATCTAGTATTTCCTGGTTAAAAAAAAATGCTGGCGTAGAGTTAGACAGACCAGTGAATTGTAGCGTTGTATTGAGCCTTGTTAATGACTTTGACAATGAGAGTATCTCCATTGGTAACAAAGAGCGTTGGACCTGGAAACTGTCCGTTCACTGTGATAATATCATGCTTTTGACACAGCCTTGTCACTGACATAGACTGAATCTGTAATGGTACACAAAAGCTTAGTTTGATTTTAAAATGCATATTGTTCTTTGGAACTTAGTAATTCAAATATTTCGTGAtctaaaatgttgataaaaaaagatACACAATCGAATTGAGAAACAAAAGCAATGAACtatataaatttttgaaaaatgatatttttactTACAACAAAAGTGTGAATCTGTATTGGGCTTGCTACGATCGTAGTTGCCACAAACAAAATGCATACAACTACCCAGAGAAGCTTTTGTGAAACATCTACCAATTCAAAGAAATGCTGATTGATTCGTACAGCACCCATATTGGATATTGAATTGATCTATCAATTAATTTGGAGATCTCAATTTTTGTTGCATTGAAGGCGAACTGAGATGAAATATTTATACGTGAAATTAACCCTGTTAGCCTAAGTGCGCATTTCTTGGGTTGGTACTGCTTTTTGATGGACCAGTTCGCCAACCTACATTCAGCTTTGTAGATATATTCGTTTTTACCATCTATGTCACTTGGGCCCCTACATTGAAGTCAACGACATAGAGATTAATAGAATTTGATGGCGGCTGTACCGAAAACCCCATGTTCCTACTACCGAGTTTATCTTGATGGTGGTTATGAGATAGCTTTCATGGGTAAACAAGTTGTAGGGATACCTGTTACCAACAGCTTCGGATTAAGAAAAATAGATTCCATCAAGTAACCTGTCAATTTATTAATAGGCAATGAATATCAAATGGTAAACAGTCAATTTATGAATATGATTCTATTGTCATCGAACTACCATAACTGTAAGGATCTAACTATAATCGTATCTCTATTGGTGCTGAAAGAAGCATCAAGTTATGCTTAAATATGAAGCTAACACACTTTACCCTTAACAAGATTTACACATTGTaatttctctttaaaaaaaaaagaaagaattagTTTTTATGGATTTTAATATATGAGTGGCGTTCATTATAACAAATCAAATAATTTAATTGTGTAAGGTGTAAATTCATTTCCAGCAATTTaggctgtttttttttttttctactgcaacaagtatatcaaagaggtattgaaagtTAACCGTTGGATCTTTAATTAGATGGTGTGTTCTGCTCAAAGTACTTTGGATTGTTTACATGCAGTGATTGATCGATGTGAATCCACTTTCACATTGTCTGAATATTTTATTGTAGCTTAAGTGGTGTGGGTTTCACATAATAAGTCTTCATTGCTCCTTTTTGGAAAATTAATGAGCAAATCTTTCTTCATGCATAATGTTTAGAGCTTGCAACTGTATGACTTTATCTACATTGAGATACTTGAATTTATCATTAATCAATTCATTGAAAATGGTGGTAATATGATTTGACAATTAACTTATATATTTGATAAATCCTAGACCAATGTTAACAGTTTCAATAGAATATTGAATTATTTGTAATTCACACGTATATGTCTTTCTTGATTTTTGCGATGTAGATATGAACTATACTTTTGCATGTTTGCCATTGTACTTGTTAAGATAGCAAACATTTGAGGGATCAAAATATAAAGTTGAGGCATAAATAACGTGAATCTAATAACATTATTAGATTGGAGatctttcttattgttatatgtGTTAGCCACTACATGACAATCAATTTGGTGACTTTCTCCACCTTTAACAACAATCGCTAGCTTTTGTTGAGATTGAGGGATGTTTTTATGAACATAAACAACATTAGGATTCTTGGCAACATGAATGGCattgatttgatcttggtttggTTATTTATTCATTAAAGCTTCATTTTTTAGAAAGAGAGTATTGGAAACATTATCATGACGGAAAATGGTATCATCCTCTTGTTTCAAGGTATCTTCATGAGTCAGACAAGCTTTAGGAGACCAAAAAgcataactcattaatgcttcatctctagagggAAGGTCATTGAAATGGTTACAAGGTAAGGTATCATTAGGAAGAATAGACATAATATCATCTTCTTGTACCAAAAGCTCGTCATGGGGGAGGTATATTCTAGGAGAAACACGAACATCATTCTCCAATGCTTgatccttaggaaggagatctttgaaagaagcaTTCATATTTTCTTCTTGCACCAAATTGTTCTCATGGGTGGGACCAAATTtgagagagggtaaatcatagctatggatGAAAGGAAAATATAGATTAACATCGTATGCATGAAAGGGGATATCGTGAACATATTTAACAAAATTTGAAATTAgactagcaaaataagataagaattcCATTTAAAACAAATGATCAAACAAGATACTCATATGTTATCCTAATCAATAAATATGCAACTAAAACAATGTTCACTCAATGTACACATATAAATTATACAAAATTAGATataaaagctgaatatgttgaagTGTAAGAAGAGTCCGACTCACTAAAATATAATGGTGATAATAGGATTCACAAGTTTAGCTAAGTAAATAAGGAATTAAAGCTATTTTACAAGAATCACATTAAAAAGAGAATgaactcaatagattcaaccttaatTCTCTAATGTCCCCTTCTTTTATGTGTTCACACAAGAGGAGAGATTAGCCTATCCGTACATTCCTGTGAACTAATTTGATAAAAAAAGGAGATGTGATTTTGGCAAAGAGATTTTTTGAACAATTATGATAATTTTATTTTAGAAGTTACTTTTTATTAATATATCAGAactttataaagtaactttatgaaATAAGATTATAACTTATAAGTGAAGGGGGAAATCGTAAAAGTTAGATTAATAAAAAATGCTTGCTAGCCTATGGTGGGCACCACTCATGGAATTTGGAatatatttcatttttcaattttgggCATTGGTTTTCGAAAAGAAGCTTTTTGCAACCTTATAACTACGGAAGGAGCTCATTTTGGGGGATTATTATTATGTGTTATTATTTTCTGAAGAGCAGAGATTGGTGGGAGCTTCTCTAAGGATGAAACCCCTAAGAGAATCGTGAATTGGACATAGCTCCAGTTCACTAGTGTGGGGAATCTAATTTGGGACTCCTTATTGTACTTAGTTGGACCAATTTTGGACTTATTGCAGTCACGGGTTCAAAAACCTATTATTTTGGCTGGGGTTGACAACGGCAAGCTTATGAATGTCGTGATCTTCTCTCTCTGACTTG contains:
- the LOC131034514 gene encoding laccase-12, whose amino-acid sequence is MGAVRINQHFFELVDVSQKLLWVVVCILFVATTIVASPIQIHTFVIQSMSVTRLCQKHDIITVNGQFPGPTLFVTNGDTLIVKVINKAQYNATIHWHGVRQMRTAWADGPEYITQCPIRPGGSYTYRFTISGQEGTLWWHAHSSWLRATVYGVLTIRPKEGTPYPFPKPAQEIPVLLGEWWNRNPIDVVNDATRTGSSPNISDALTINGQPGDQYQCSSTDTYKVPVKAGETNLVRVINGALNTDLFVVIANHEMTVVGVDASYTKPYKTNLLMLGPGQTTDVLVTFDKSAGSYYIAARAYASAQGAPFDNTTTTAIFEYSKGSSPVMPQLPFYNDTQSATKFSAGLRSLASQDRPVFVPQKVDESLVYTVGLGLINCPGQSCGGPNGTRFAASMNNHSFVLPSSISILQAHHFGIKGVFSNGFPDAPPVQFDYTGQNISRSLWSPVKTTTVKVLKYNKSVQIILQGTNILTGESHPIHLHGYDFYIVGSGFGNYNAATDPSNFNLVDPPMRNTVNVPVNGWAAIRFVADNPGTWLLHCHLDVHIGWGLAMAFVVENGGDYLSTLEEPPADLPAC